One window from the genome of Crassostrea angulata isolate pt1a10 chromosome 2, ASM2561291v2, whole genome shotgun sequence encodes:
- the LOC128173681 gene encoding E3 SUMO-protein ligase ZBED1-like, with protein sequence MAERVEEGTVTESQIYPYPGATRSVVWKYFGFRKKKEGPPSKQNLDMAVVICKLCKKSYANKGNTTNLQFHLDKHHGHELNSADKNKSQTAEKKLIQPQITGVQSAIPKIGLNADRKKKLDDLTLKLMIGKVLPISTVYNTHFITLAKELDPRYTPPTKHGILKLMNEKKIKMAEKVARDLPPKSGSIAITHDGWSSCATESYSTVTAHFITSAWELRSVVLHTHQVQGSHTSEKIADGLKETVSTWNLPDPTCVTDNAANEKKAVEILGWERSGCYGHRINLIVKHALEVPEVHKILSKCRKLVGHFHKSTSLNDCLIEKQASVFSDNEKLIGHKLIVDCPTRWNSSLDMLKRVLEQTPAIMAVANDKKINKNMLDNVKACCLSFEELTVVEDLVQILEPFQKATCILCAELNPTMCKVLVTFEKIKKILDNPNFSSVIQKVVSKMKVEICKRITDEEIPLMAAMLSPDTKHLSFLSEAERISAHQLLLQKALAVSNVNLNIKKENIETVADGHSGTSSDVLPKLPSLDSECVVQQGNVACADDEMLDDGVSSAKKMKCSDLEDWFDDVFIVHEDRVSLSVAVEKEVTSFLGSTKCVEDRDTTLLQWWQKNEFIFPRLATLARKYLAIPASSVPSERVFSLCGNLITKKRSRMRPSQVNTIVFLKMNMDLYW encoded by the exons ATGGCTGAACGCGTTGAGGAAGGCACAGTGACAGAATCTCAGATTTACCCGTATCCCGGGGCAACCCGCTCGGTTGTATGGAAGTATTTTGGCTTTAGGAAGAAAAAGGAAGGCCCGCCAAGTAAACAAAATTTGGATATGGCTGTCGTCATTTGCAAACTCTGCAAAAAATCGTATGCCAATAAAG GAAATACGACCAACCTTCAGTTTCATCTTGACAAGCACCATGGTCACGAATTAAATTCAGCagacaaaaataaaagtcaaacagctgagaaaaaattaattcagcCCCAGATTACTGGAGTTCAGAGTGCTATCCCTAAAATTGGTTTAAATGCTGATAGAAAAAAGAAGTTGGACGATTTGACACTGAAACTGATGATAGGAAAAGTGCTTCCTATAAGCACAGTTTACAATACGCATTTCATCACATTGGCAAAAGAATTGGACCCCAG ATATACACCCCCAACTAAACATGGAATTTTAAAGttaatgaatgaaaagaaaatcaaaatggcAGAAAAAGTTGCTAGGGATCTTCCACCAAAAAGTGGATCTATTGCAATAACGCACGATGGCTGGAGTAGTTGTGCAACAGAAAGTTATAGCACAGTGACTGCACATTTCATTACAAGTGCCTGGGAGCTGCGATCAGTTGTCCTGCATACACATCAAGTTCAGGGATCCCATACCAGTGAAAAGATTGCGGATGGACttaaag aaaCCGTTTCAACATGGAACCTACCAGACCCAACATGTGTCACAGATAATGCAGCGAATGAAAAAAAAGCTGTCGAAATTCTTGGATGGGAACGCTCAGGCTGTTATGGACATCGCATTAATTTGATTGTAAAGCATGCCCTTGAAGTTCCTGAAGTACACAAAATATTATCTAAATGTAGAAAATTAGTTGGACATTTTCACAAATCAACTAGTTTGAATGATTGTTTGATTGAGAAACAGGCAAGCGTTTTTTCAGACAATGAGAAACTGATTGGGCACAAACTGATTGTTGACTGTCCCACTCGGTGGAACAGTTCTTTGGACATGTTGAAGCGTGTATTAGAACAAACCCCTGCCATCATGGCTGTAGCTAATGATAAAAAGATTAACAAAAACATGTTAGACAATGTAAAAGCTTGTTGTTTGAGTTTTGAAGAATTGACAGTAGTTGAAGATTTAGTTCAGATACTTGAACCATTTCAAAAAGCCACATGCATTTTATGTGCTGAACTTAACCCAACAATGTGCAAGGTTCTAGTGACCTTTgagaaaatcaagaaaattctTGATAATCCAAATTTTAGTAGTGTTATTCAGAAGGTTGTTTCTAAAATGAAGGTGGAGATATGTAAAAGAATAACGGATGAGGAAATCCCACTTATGGCTGCCATGCTCAGTCCTGATACTAAGCACCTCAGTTTTTTGTCAGAGGCAGAAAGAATTTCTGCACATCAACTTCTTCTTCAAAAAGCTTTGGCTGTTTCAAATGTAAATCTTaatatcaaaaaagaaaatatagaaACAGTTGCAGATGGCCATAGTGGGACTTCATCTGATGTTCTTCCCAAGCTTCCTAGTTTGGATAGTGAATGTGTAGTTCAGCAAGGTAATGTTGCCTGTGCAGATGATGAAATGTTAGATGATGGGGTGTCTTCagctaaaaaaatgaaatgttcagACTTGGAAGATTGGTTCgatgatgtttttattgttcatgaAGATAGAGTTTCATTGTCAGTGGCTGTGGAGAAAGAGGTTACTTCATTTTTGGGAAGTACTAAATGTGTTGAAGATCGAGACACCACATTATTACAGTGGTGGcagaaaaatgaatttatttttcctaGATTAGCTACTCTTGCAAGAAAATACTTGGCTATTCCTGCCTCCTCTGTGCCCAGTGAAAGGGTATTTAGCCTGTGTGGAAATCTAATTACAAAAAAGAGGTCTAGAATGAGACCATCACAAGTGAACACAatagtgtttttaaaaatgaacatgGATTTATACTGGTGA